A single genomic interval of Rhizophagus irregularis chromosome 15, complete sequence harbors:
- a CDS encoding uncharacterized protein (CAZy:AA5; SECRETED:cutsite_SDA-QL; SECRETED:prob_0.9402); SECRETED:SignalP(1-23) — MKLSIISALFTLAFVLLSNESDAQLTNVKKSVLAPLNKNPGSFKVVGNSGIAAMHIVVTSPTKIVIIDKVEKNPIKQKDGRVAVSVEYDIPTNKKRVLNLNTNTFCSAGAFLGNGTLVHTGGAEAIAKDKFDEGFESLRIFEPCDDGSCDWFENPKGLTSKRWYPTMTTLSDGRVLILGGSKKPLGKSTEKDNNPTVEFFPSESPQPEPFPFLKETLPFNLYPAVHVLPGPADQKFLFVFSNTDSIVWDWGKKSIVKRLPRLPGPPRLYPLSGTSVMLPLRPEENYAAQILMCGGVAKHDANEPADDSCGRINLSNLETANWEVENFGGIRRNMPDAVILADGKTLFLNGAGKGFSGYNSDKGKKQAAEDPVLTPVLYDHRAPKGKRFTRLANSKIPRLYHSVATLIPDGRVFVAGSNPNSDVRTSNTKYVTEYRVEMYSPPYLQLGFKRPTIVSVANNNVLNKGAIEVNYNKAVPVTVSISDPNAVFSAALVHYGFVTHSVHMSQRYVVCSVQNVTNLSNGFYSMNVIMPPNGNMIVPGRNYLYINNKNVPGTTAVEVMLS; from the exons ATGAAACTTTCAATTATTTCCGCTTTATTCACATTAGCTTTcgttttattatcaaatgaatCCGATGCTCAACTTACAAATGTCAAAA aaagtGTATTAGctccattaaataaaaatccgGGCTCTTTTAAAGTAGTCGGAAA ttCAGGCATAGCAG cAATGCATATTGTCGTCACTTCTCCTACAAAAATCGTTATTATCGACAAAG ttgaaaaaaatccaataaaacaaaaagacGGTCGTGTTGCCGTTTCCGTTGAATATGATATTCCAACCAATAAGAAACGTGTCCTCAATCTTAACACAAATACTTTCTGTTCTGCTGGAGCATTTCTTGGTAACGGTACTTTAGTTCATACCGGTGGCGCAGAAGCTATA gccAAAGATAAATTTGACGAAGGTTTTGAAAGTCTTCGTATTTTCGAACCATGTGACGACGGTTCATGTGATTGGTTTGAAAATCCAAAAGGTTTGACTTCAAAGAGATGGTACCCAACTATGACTAC TCTTTCTGATGGAAGAGTTTTGATCCTCGGCGGTTCAAAAAAACCTCTTGGAAAGAGCActgaaaaagataataatcCCACTGTTGAATTCTTCCCAAGCGAATCCCCTCAACCGGAACCATTTCCGTTTCTCAAAGAAAC cTTGCCATTCAACTTATATCCAGCTGTTCATGTCTTACCTGGTCCAGCagatcaaaaatttcttttcgtTTTCTCAAATACAGATAGTATCGTTTGGGATTGgggaaaaaaatcaattgtaaAACGTCTTCCAAGACTTCCAGGTCCTCCAAGATTGTATCCACTTTCTGGTACTTCAGTCATGTTGCCATTACGTCCAGAAGAAAATTATGCAGCTCAAATTCTTATGTGTGGTGGTGTTGCAAAACACGATGCAAATGAACCAGCAGATGATTCATGTGGTAGGATTAATCTATCCAATTTAGAAACTGCTAATTGGGAAGTCGAAAATTTTGGTGGCATTCGAAGAAATATGCCGGATGCTGTCATATTAGCTGACGGAAAGACCCTATTCTTGAACGGTGCAGGAAAAGGATTTTCTGGTTaca ATTCCGATAAGGGCAAAAAACAAGCTGCTGAAGATCCAGTTCTTACACCAGTTCTTTATGATCATAGAGCTCCCAAAGGAAAAAGGTTCACCAGACTTGCTAACTCTAAAATTCCTAGATTATATCATTCAGTTGCTACTTTGATACCTGATGGAAGAGTTTTCGTTGCCGGAAGTAACCCAAATTCAGATGTCCGAACCAGTAATACCAAATATGTTACCGA gtACCGCGTTGAAATGTATTCACCGCCTTACCTTCAACTTGGTTTCAAACGTCCTACCATCGTATCTGTAGCCAATAATAATGTATTGAACAAAGGGGCTATTGAAGTTAATTACAATAAAGCTGTTCCAGTAACAGTATCGATTAGCGATCCAAATGCAGTATTTTCAGCAGCCCTCGTTCATTATGGATTTGTTACTCATTCAGTTCATATGTCACAAAGATATGTTGTTTGCAGTGTCCAAAATGTAACTAATTTATCCAACGGATTTTACAGTATGAATGTTATAATGCCACCAAATGGTAATATGATTGTTCCTGGACgtaattatctttatattaataataagaatgtTCCAGGAACAACGGCTGTTGAAGTTATGctttcttaa